AGCCGCGGCAGCTCGTCGAGCAGCTCGCCGGCGTCGTCGTCGAAGTCGGGGGCGTCGTCCTCCTCGGACTCGGGTTCGTCCTCGTCGTCGGCGTCCGGCTCGGGTTCGTCCTCGTCGTCCTCCGGCTCCGGCAGCTCCTCCTCCAGCACCACCGCCGCCTAGGCCCGCGGGCCGGGCGAGAGCCTCGGCCGCACCAGGTTCTTACGAGACCCTGTCGTCGTACGACGACGGGGTCCTCGGCGTTTCCCGGGCCGGTTAGGGTGCGGACATGGCGAACAAGGTGAATGCCGAGATCGGCGTGATCGGCGGCTCCGGTTTCTACTCGTTCCTCGACGACGTGACCGAGGTCGAGGTGGACACCCCTTACGGGCCGCCCAGCGACTCGCTCTTCCTCGGCGAGATCGCCGGCCGACGGGTCGCCTTCCTCCCCCGGCACGGTCGCGGCCACCATCTGCCGCCGCACCGGATCAACTACCGGGCCAACCTGTGGGCGCTGCGCTCGGTCGGCGCGCGCCAGGTCCTCGGTCCGTGCGCGGTCGGCGGCCTGCGTCCGGAGTACGGGCCGGGCACGCTGCTGGTGCCGGACCAGTTCGTCGACCGGACCAGGTCCCGCCCGTCGACGTACTTCGACGGACTGCCGCTGCCCGACGGCACCGTGCCCAACGTGGTGCACGTGTCGCTGGCCGACCCGTACTGCCCCACCGGACGGGCCGCCGCGCTGAAGGCGGCGCGGGGAAGGGACTGGGAAGCCGTGGACGGCGGCACCCTGGTCGTGGTCGAGGGGCCCCGTTTCGGCACCCGGGCGGAGTCG
The Streptomyces sp. NBC_01723 genome window above contains:
- a CDS encoding S-methyl-5'-thioadenosine phosphorylase encodes the protein MANKVNAEIGVIGGSGFYSFLDDVTEVEVDTPYGPPSDSLFLGEIAGRRVAFLPRHGRGHHLPPHRINYRANLWALRSVGARQVLGPCAVGGLRPEYGPGTLLVPDQFVDRTRSRPSTYFDGLPLPDGTVPNVVHVSLADPYCPTGRAAALKAARGRDWEAVDGGTLVVVEGPRFGTRAESLWHRAQGWSVVGMTGHPESALARELELCYTSLTLVTDLDAGAESGEGVSHEEVLRVFAANVDRLRGVLFDAVAALPASGERDCPCGAALGGMDPGIVLP